Part of the Pseudoxanthomonas sp. Root65 genome is shown below.
TCGGGCAGCAGGAAGTGGTTCATGCCGCCGAGCTTGAGCAGCGGGTCGCGGATGCACGCAGCCACGCACGAGCCCAGCACGGTGACCAGCGCGGTGTGGTCGTCCACCACCAGGTACTGCGTGGGCAGCAGCTTGGCGGCTGCGGTCTTGAAGCGGATGTCGTGGTAGCGCAGGACGCTGCCATCGGCGAAGGCGGCCGCGGCGGCGCTCACGCGGCGGCCCCGGCGCGCCGGTACAGCGTGCGGCCGCACGGCTGGATGATGTCTGCGGCGTGCAGGTAGTTCTCCGAGTGCCCGGTGTACAGCATGCCGTCGTCGGCCAGGTGCGGGACCAGGCGGGTGAGGATGCCGCGCTGGGTCGGCTTGTCGAAATAGATCATCACGTTGCGGCAGAACATCGCCGTGAACGGACCGGCCACGTCGTAGCGGGGCGCCAGCAGGTTGAGCGGGCGGAACTCGATCATCTGCCGCAGCGCCGGATGCACGCGGCACTTGCCTTCGTTGGGACCGCTGCCGCGCTGGAAGTAGCGGCGCTTCAGCGTGTCGTCGAGGCCGGCGATGCGTTCGACCGGGTAGACGCCGCGTTCGCCGGTGGCCAGCACCTGCGTGTCCACGTCGGTGGCCAGGATGCGTACCGGCGGGGTCAGCGTGCCGTAGGCCTCGCAGGCGGAGATGGCGATCGAATACGGTTCCTCGCCGGTGGAGGCGGCGCAGGTCCAGATCTTCAGCGGTCCGTCGTGGCGGCGCTTGGCCAGCTCTTCCTGCAGCCGCTCGAAATGGTGCGGTTCGCGGAAGAACGAGGTGAGGTTGGTGGTCAGCGCGTTGGTGAACGCCTGCCATTCGTCGCCGCCGTCGCGCTCCAGCTGGTCCAGGTAGTCCTTGAAGCTGCGCAGCCCCAGCGCACGCAGGCGGCGCGAGAGGCGGCCGTAGACCATGTCGCGCTTGCCATCGGCCAGGGCGATGCCGGCCCGCTGGCGGATCAGGTCGGCGACGCGGCGGAAGTCGCGGTCGTCGAACTCGAAATCGCGCGCGCCGGATGCTGCTGCATCGTCCTGCGGTGGCGCGGCGGAGGTCCGTCGGGTCGAAGGTGCCGGAACAAGAGGGCGGGGACTGACGGACATGGGATCTCGTAAGAGAGGGCTACTGTCGGGTTACTCGGCCGAAGCCCCGTCGGCAGGACGGGGCTTCGGCATGTCCACGTGATGCAAGCGGCGTGCCTCAGAACTCCTGCCAGTCGTCGCCGTCGGCCAGCGCCGGCTCGAGCGGCGCGGGCGCGCTGCTGCGGGCGACCGCTGGGCGGGTGCTGGCGGCCGCGGGCGCGGCCTTGGCCGGCTTGGACGTCGCCAGCGGCGCGGCCGGGGCCTGCGCATGCAGTTTGAACACCGAGACGGACTCGCTCAGCGCCAGCGCCTGTTCTTCCATCGAGCGGGCGGCGGCAGAAGCCTCTTCGACCAGTGCGGCGTTCTGCTGGGTGGTCTCGTCCATCTGGGTGATGGTCTGGTTGACCTGTTCGATACCGGCGCTCTGTTCCTGCGAAGCGGCGGAGATCTCGGCCATGATGTCGGTCACGCGCTGCACCGAGGCGACGATCTCGCCCATGGTCGCGCCGG
Proteins encoded:
- a CDS encoding CheR family methyltransferase — its product is MSVSPRPLVPAPSTRRTSAAPPQDDAAASGARDFEFDDRDFRRVADLIRQRAGIALADGKRDMVYGRLSRRLRALGLRSFKDYLDQLERDGGDEWQAFTNALTTNLTSFFREPHHFERLQEELAKRRHDGPLKIWTCAASTGEEPYSIAISACEAYGTLTPPVRILATDVDTQVLATGERGVYPVERIAGLDDTLKRRYFQRGSGPNEGKCRVHPALRQMIEFRPLNLLAPRYDVAGPFTAMFCRNVMIYFDKPTQRGILTRLVPHLADDGMLYTGHSENYLHAADIIQPCGRTLYRRAGAAA